From the Zymoseptoria tritici IPO323 chromosome 2, whole genome shotgun sequence genome, the window CGCAGAAGCGTTTTCAATGTAGTGTCGCGGGGCCAGGCGGACAACGCCATGTCCATAACCGGAGAAGATCTTACCCGAGAGAGGGGCACCAGCGTGCCGACTTGGCAGTCAGCCCACCTTTGTGTGCAATTGTGGGCGCGCTGTCTGGGCCATTCTTGCGCAGCTTCATCGGTGGCAGTGCAAATTATGGATAGCAGTGTGGCTTGACAATCACACCATCATGGATCACTGGAGTGAATGCATATTTGGCGGACGCGATAGTGGTTGACTCTGGAATCCGTCAGAAGTGTCGTTACTCGAATAGTCCGTTGCACGGGAACAACGATGACGGGATCGTTTCGGTGACGATTCCAATTACATCTCGGCACATGTTGCCGGGTTCAGACGATGCCACATCGTCTAGAAGGTACTTCGTAGCGCACCTTGAGCTGGCCTATGCTCTGCCCAACGCAACGACCAGCTCTTCGCGTTCCAAACGAGTCTGTGTCTGACGAGGCGAACGTGATAGCGCCCGGAGGAAGGCGTAGCGCTGAAGATCCGTCATTCGAGGATAGCAGCTCATACAATGGAGGCCGTAAGGTGTCACGGCAGTGCGAGGATCAAATTGATCTGAGTTGATGCAGAAGCTCACCATGGTGATGGGTGCAACAGCGACTAGTGCTTCAGGTGGTAGTACACTGTGCTGATGGCGTCGGAAGCCATGTCTAATTCTGCGGCAAGTTGTACCAGCTGGAGCGCCGACATGCCGCACCAGAGATGCCACACTTTCACCGCTTGGAAGTGATCGTTGCCGTGGCGATCTTACACGCATCCTCCTCAAGCAGCGGACCTCCGCGATGTGTGGGCCCGGGCGTTAATGAAAGCAGGTAGTCTCCGCTGACCAGCGACATCTTCTCGATATCAGCGTGACGATCCTGCTGCAACACGGAGCGGTGTCGCGTTAACGAAGTAGCACAAGTGCGTGGGGCCTTTTGAAAGGCAGCGCGTGTTGTGGCCAGCACAGACTGGTAGAATGGATGTGCGATTCTTCGCCGGCGCCAGAGGAAGATATCCCAACAGCAGAAGCGCCATCATAAATTGAAACGACCTGCTGTAATGGCTCGATCCGGACTTCATCTCAGGTCCGGCTCCATCATCCAGGACGCTCGCTTGATGTTGTTGCGCTCCAAATGCTGTGCCTTTCCCTTTGAAAGCAATGTTAGACGTTTGGCGACAGTCGGTTTCGTGCTGGGCGGAGCTGGTCCTCTTGCTTGCTGGACATCGTCTCTGGCGAACAGCTGCACGGCCCGGAGATGCGTGTCCTTTCCGTTCTGATGGTTCTCGAGAATGCGGACCTGGACTAGAAAGGCTCGCAGCACAGGCCGTCTGCTCCAATCGACCTCTCTTCGGACCatgtcttcgtcttcgtcatcatcaaTGACTGGTCCAACATTGCTGAAGTCCACATCGATCCAGCCGGTCGGCTGCTCAAAGCTCATTTCGGCGAATTCCTGAATGTCATGTACTCCCATACCAGCCAGGAATTGAATCTTCGTCGGAGTATACGATTCATCGCTCTGAAAGTCGAGGAAGATCCTCATGTGGACGATGGACACGAGCTTGAAAAAGTGAATACTTAACAGGTGAGGCTGGGGACCGTCTGACTGCCAGAACATGCTTGTATCGGGCGAGCGTAGAGCAGCCACTCCATTGCCAGGCTTTGCAGTGCTCACTGTCCATGATGCGAGGGATGAGATCTCTTTCAGTCCGGGCGGTGGAAACATTACTTCTTCCAGTTCAGCTTTCCAATCATCATTAGCCGCAAGGAAGCCTTGGGGACGAGCAAGATCTCACCTGGCACTTCGtcgtcttgctcttcttcttcctcttcctccccctctccgtcctcctcctgctcttcgccttcattCTCGTCCTCGCCCGCAGCGTCATTTATAtgtccttcttcgtcgccttcgtctTCGGACGCAATCTCATCGGTCGTGTTGGCTGTCATATCAGCGACATCGACGATGGGCGCATCGCGCTGATGGCGCGTCTGTGTTGAAGGACGAGATGGCATCGCAAGTGTGTCAATCCATCGTTGAGTGACGGTGGATGTTCTTCAAGATTGAGGTGCGACATTGGAAGACGTGAGAGATCGGCAAGCGCAACGCGAAGCGGACACGAGCGCTTGGACCACTGATGCCAAGCAGCCTACATAAACCTGggagctccttcttcacTTTCACTCGTGCATTGCACTACCATCCAAACCTAACCGGTCAACGGCGACCAGGACGCATTGCGATTATGGGCATGTCGAAGACGCTTGCTGCACCGGCTACGATATTATTGCCAAGCGGCGCAGCCCCACGTCTTCAGGCCAGACGGGATTGCTTGCATGATTCGCTGGACGGCTCGAATCAGCGCTGGGAATAGCAAAGGAGTGGCGCTTCCAGACTTTTAGCCCCTGGTCGAACACGCTCTCGGTTGACCCTGGGAATTACATCTGTTTGAGGTTATGGGGCACGTTAGCCCACGCGATGACAGGAGCAGCACGAGTCTGGGTGGAATCTGATTCAAGACTTTGCATGGCCGCGGAGTGCCTCGCTCTCTGACTCGACGGCTGTGGCCTCCGGATGATCGGCGCATCTTCAACGTCTGGTATGTCCATGCCTAGAGAGCCCAGCAAGCACCATACTGTCACATTGCAGCGCACCATGTTGCCGTAGGTCACGACGAGGCGGCATGCTGAAAGGCATGCCCTGCTCAAGGCACGAGGCGATTCTCGATGGGGCTGCATGACAAGTGTGATGGACATATCACACGCATCTGTGTTTGAGACAGGAATCGTTGACTCAGTTCTCTGATACTGCTTCAAAGATGCATCGGTAGGGATAGGAATGCGAACGTCTCGAACTGCCGTCCAGACCCCTTGACAGACTGTCTACACTCGAGCCAGGCAAGATCCCTTTTACCATTCCTCCACATCCATATCATCGACAATTCCATGTATGACGCAAGAACCACACTGCCAGGAGGAGCTTCATGATGCTGTTCACCGAGCCTCGCATTCCAGTTCTGACAGCGCTCAGCGTGCTCGTTGCGCTGACGTGGGTCACGCTATCGCTGAGGCTGTGGGTGCGACTGGCTGTCACTAGGAGCTCCGGCTGGGATGATGCCTTTCTTACCCTTTCTGCGGTCAGTAATCATCGAACTAGAGGACGTTCGACGGGACTGACTGGAACAGATCGTTTTCACTGGATACTGCACGTCGTGCGTTCTCATCGAGGGATCTGGATATATCCCGCGCGCCGACGACCTTGAGAATGCTCAACTGTCCAACCTCGTCAATGTGTGTACCCTACATTGTGCATTGTCACGCAGTACGCTGACGGATAGAGTAGCTGGTCATCGCTAATACGGAACTGTACATCGGTACTCTGGTATTTCTCAAGATCGCAATCGGGTCCATCTACTGGCGTGTCGCAACTACTCGTTGGCAACAATACACCGTCGTGACGACACTCATATGCAGTACAGCATTCGGGATCATCATGTTTCACCTGACGCTGTTGAACTGCGGCGATCCTACCAGATACTTGGAAAACGCCCAGCAGAATGCGTGCATGCCCGCGAGTTCTATGTACGCCATGCAGATGAGCGCGTACATCGCCAACACGTTGACCAACTGGATACTGGCCGTACTTCCGATTTTCATCGTTGTGAAGACCGTCATGTCGGTACCAGCGAGACTTGCCACGGCTAGCATCCTCACACTTGGGTCTTGCGCGAGCCTTGTGGCACTTGTCAGGGTAATATATCTGAGAGACCTCACGGAACGTCCGACGTTCTTTCACGCCATAGAGGAGCTCTCGTTCTGGTCTATTCTGGAATGCGGTCTTGGAACATCGGCCGCCTGCGCGGCAGCATTACGTCCTCTTTTTCCGAGTCTCACAAGTCACGCTGGGAACGAGCAATTCAAGAGCGAGGCTTCACACACACATAAAGTCTCGGCGGCATCTTCAAGCTCGAGCCAGCAATCAGACGATGTCAAGGCTCGTGACTGGACGACTCTGGAGCCATTGCGGATCCCCTTTTACGAAGCAGAAGGCCAGAGCAAGAGTCACTTCAGCGTGGTCAGCGTCACGCCAGCCATTAGGAGATTCCGTGTACTGAGCAGGCTCGGCTTGTCGTATTTCAATCTCACAGGCAGCAAAAACGATACCGACGTACCTGATGACTTCGACTCTGCGAATGTCGTTCGGCGGAGTACGCTCGAGAAGTCGCCCGTGAATGGCAGACTCGAGATGAGCCGCAAGCTCACCGTTCGCGAAAACTTTGGTGACGAGATCGAATCGACCGACGACGCATCGCGGAGAGAGCCAGCAAGATCTTCTTAGCGCCAGGTCCTCGACCTATTCCCAATGAAGTTGAATTCGTGGCAAGGAGGACTCCCTGGATGGCCCCAGTGCCTGATGAGTACctgatgttgttgatggttTGCTGCATGTACGAATAGATGGCTTCGTGTTATGTACAATCAGATGTATAATTTTCAATGTGAAGCAATCAGCCCAAGGCGAGAGCTCGAGCAAAGATGACTCGCTCGCGAGATCAAGCATGTTAGCCATCTCTGCCGCATCCTGGGTCGAAAGGAGCTGTGAAACTTCTCGGCGCTGGCCTTATGGCTCAACTGCGCCAGAGCCAGATTGGAGCTCATACGTCTTGACCAGCTTGCTAAGGGAAGTCGTTGGCGTACATGGATCTCATAAGCAGATGTTCCATCTCGACGTGCTCGACTGCAGGTTCGATCATGAAGCTGTGTGGCATCTGCAAGCGCGGAGCTGCACGGTCCTGTACGATCTGCAACAGGGATCGCGCTAGTTTGGTCTCGTCTCGTACTCTTCGAAGGACGATCATCCATCTTTCAACTGCACACACATACACTGATCACATGGACGAGTACGATGAAAGAGAGgacgtggaggaggagcaagagGAGGGATATGACGAGAATGCCGACGAAGATTTCAACCCCGACAAGGCCGCTGACGAGGCTGCgaactcttcctcttctgacgacgatgaagagacAGCAGTCGCAAAACCTGCGCCCAAGTCGAAGAAGCGGAAATCCGAGGCCGTGATTGAAGCCGACCTCGACTCGGGAGACGAAGCGACCATCAAAGCACTGCCGCGCAAGAAGCGGAGGAAAGATGCGGAAGACGAAGACAgcggtggtgagggtggCTTTATTCGGACAAGGGCGCAGCGGGTATTGGAAAAGGAGGAGCGAAAACACAGGAAACGAGCACGAGATGGCGAGGTCACTGTGGATGTCGAGCAACTATGGGCAGAACTCAGTAGCGCGCCCATTGGTCGGGCAGTGGTGCCTCCACCGCAGGCGAGCAAGGACTCTATGGAtgtggagggcgaggagaacaaggagaaTGAGGCGGCTTCATCTGCCGAGGACACGATCACAATAAAACGACGAATCGAGTACGCGGGCGAGGTGACGGAAGTAGAAGCACAGGTTCTTCGAAGCTCCAAGGAAGCGAAGAAGTACCTGGCCGAACACCCCGAAGCGGACCCCAACTATAAGAAGAACGAAGATAAGAACGAGTCTGGACTACAGCGCCCTCTCAAACGACCGTCAATGTTCGAGCCAAACCCTCTGAGCTTGGTGAAAGGTGTGGCTCCAGAGAAATTGCGACCACGAGCTCCCAGCCGTATGGATGTACTCATGGCGACTAAGAGAGCCGAGGAGAAGATTCGCGCGCAGAAGATGAGCACCGTGCAAAAGAGCGCTTTGGATTGGAAAGGCTTTGTGGATAATGAAGGTCTGCGGGAAGAGCTCGATGAGTATGGGAAGAGCAAAGGTGGGTTCCTGGCGAGAGAGGCCTTTTTGGACCGTGCTGCTGGGGCGAGAGAGCAGGCTGCGAGAAATGCGAGGTTGAAGTTGTGAGACCGTTGATGGTCTTCAAGCTAGATGCATATGATACCCCAGCAAGATGTCCTTGAGAAGCCGTAGCGAGCTTCCGATCGAGACGCCTTGTGCCAGCATCTCACAGTGCTTCCGATCTCACAGAACATGATAGAATTGTGCACATCTATGCTTAGAGTTTCGTTTTTATGCGCAATTCCAGCCGCGCCCGGATCTCCCTCCGCGCGAGCCTCGAGTTGCCCTGtgatcgacgacgagaaacggGGGCTCTCCCGGAAAGCGCGGAAGGGGCCATATCGCGACTTTCAAGATTTGACCTGCATGAACTCTTCTCCTCACCATCACAGTCAGCCGTCGCAAACATCAGCTTCTCTACACTCCTTTGCGTGCCTTTTCGACTCTTGTAATCTACTATAAACCACGACGATTGACCTCCCGCACGATTGTACAATCCGAAACATCCCGCAGAACCCTGCATCGAAACCTACTGCCTTGCGATAAGGCCCTCGACTCCATCCAGCAATCTCGAATCGAACAGCTCACGTGTTGGCCGAGATCCAACAGTATTCGAGCTTCTAGGCCATTCTTGAGGAGCATCCACCGGTAGCAAGCAGATTGTCAGCGTCCTGATCCAAAAGCCTCACGCAAAGGTCCCTCGAGTACGAACGCTACGATTTATCATGCCTCGGAAATCAGGGAATGAGCAAGAGCTTGCGCGTGCAAATGGAAATGCTGCAAACGAAAGACCGCTGAATGGCAAGCTGCGAGAGGTAGCGAACGAGATGGAAGGCACAGAGAGCGACCAGACGAACGAGAACATCTTCATGTTCATTCCCAACCTGATCGGTGAGATCTACCATTTCGCTGCTGCATAGATGCGTATGCTCATTCATATTTGGCAGGCTACTTCCGTATTGTCCTCTGCCTGGCATCACTATACTTCATGCCACTGCATCCACGACGTTGCAGCTTCCTCTACTCAATCTCCTGCTTACTCGATGCCCTCGATGGAATCGCGGCACGAAAGTTCGAACAGAGCACTCGCTTCGGTGCTGTGCTGGACATGGTCACCGATCGATGCACCACCACCTGCTTGCTCGTCTTCCTGGCGACCGCGAAGCCGGCGTACAGCATCATCTTTCAAGGATTGATCTCGTTGGATTTGGCCAGCCACTACATGCACATGTATGCTACGCTGGTGATGGGAGGACAAGATCAGAGTCACAAGAATGTTGATGCGAAGAGGAGTTGGATCATGAACCTATACTACACCAACAAGGTATGCGAGATGGGAACGATGTTCACTGCACAATTCCGTGCTGACCCTATGATTTAGACCGTGCTCTTCATCGCCTGCGCCGCGAATGAGCTCTTCTTCATTGCGCTATACCTGCTCTGCTTCAGCTCTCCACTCGTCACTCCAGCTCTGGCATACCCTTCGGGAACCATTCCGATCGAACCGCTCCAGCCAACACCATCAATCCTCTTCTCGAACCCGTTCAGCGCCGCAGCCATGGAACAAGCAcgagcgaggaagatggacTCAATGGTCCCATGGATCCTCACCGTGGCCAGCTCGCCAATTATGCTCTTCAAGCAGGGCGTCAACGTGGTGCAATTGGTCAAAGCCAGCAAGTGGTTGGCAGAAGGCGATCGCCGAGACCGCAAAAGGGCAGGACTACCCAGACCACAGACTGGCACCGtgcagaggaagaaggaacTCTAGGCGAGGTCTGCTGGAATCGAGACGGTGCAACAGGTTGGCAAGAGAGCTTCCGCGGATGCGGAGAGGATTTGGGATGGGTCGAGCTTAGCACGGCGTAACGGTTGGAGGTCTGTCGCTTGAATTGTGATGTGCAAGACTGGTCTGCCTTTGCAGTTGCAAGGACCATGGAGATTGGGAATACTTTGTCGAAAGCATGCTGTGCAGTGAATGGTGGCTTCGAAGGAGGGATGCGGCCAAAGGGCTGTCGTAATTAATGTCAATAGGGCGTGAAGGTGTTACATTCGGACCCGCGGATTGTAAAGAATTGCATGTACAATTTCTGCCGCGCTTGCTCGTTGTCTCTTTCGACCCGTGAGTCTCCACCGCATCCAGCATCAAATCTCGTCCCTTGCAACTTCTCCCGTCTCTCTTGGTCTCTCGCTCGGTCTCTCTCtcgctctctctctctccatctccctccatctccctccatcctccttctACCTCCACGCTCAGAACTCCACAATGGTATCTCCCCTCAGCTTCCCTCGCATATCCCACTTGCCCTGTTCCATCGTCAGTGTCTGCCGTTATCCCATATTCCACATTCACAAGCCATCTCTGAGTCAACCTCCATGTCTCGCGGACAACTCACCTCCGTCTTGAACCCCATGTACAGAAACGCCGCCGGCACAGCGATGACATATGTGAAAGTCAACCACGTGGTGCGCGGTGTCCAGCGGAAAAATTGATGCCTTCCCACAAACATATCTGTGATTGTCCAGCGTCAGTCGTGTATTCTCTCCCGCGTATCGTCTGCTCCCAGCCCAAGTCTCTGCGATGCCATCTCGTTGCCCCTCTCTCCACCACTTCTGCTCTTTCCTGTCCACTTTGAGAGTATCCAGATCGTGTAGTAGGCTCCCGAGTAGATCGAATAGGTGCTACTCACTGGCATATTTGACCAGCGCCGGGTCCATGTGGACGGCTATGAAGAAGTCCTCGTCAGTAATTGATTCGTGGTCCAATGCACGCTGAGGTCGCGCATACCATTGTGGCCTGCCCTTCGGGCGAGAGTCGGCAGCATCTTGGCTCGGTATggagtggtgttgttgttgggcGGGGAGGATGTCTGCAGTGGTATCTCGCTGACGTTCACGGATCGAGTTCAACACGTGATCTGATGGACAAGAAAGATACGATAAAGTCGTGGGAGATTGAAGCTAAGCTACGATATCTGTCAATCATCCAGAAGCAAATGCACTGCAGGCAGAGCTCGTTCCGACATGCAGAGGATGTACATTATACTTCGCACGTAAGATTGAGATGTTGCGCCGGTTGTGGTAATGCTCCGCGATGGGGATGCTGGGACGTGCCTGCCCATCTGCTCGTATATCCCAGGGAGCGACTTTCTCCCTCTGTACGAAGCCTCGGTAGGCCGCAATAAGATCTAGCTCCGATTATTGGTTCCGACCAAAAAGATGTCGGATTGCGTGTCTGACTTGAACATCTTCTTGTTGTTTCTACCATCTCACTACCTAAAGGTACTCTTCTTTGATTGATCTATCTCCACAACGTACAAACCAACGTACAAATATCAACAAAAATGGCCGATACTCAAGCTGTAAAGCCTACCGTCACTTTGCACTGGTAGTCCTCTCTCCCATATCAACAACCCTAACGATATCATCGCTGACCGAACCCTCATCAGGCTGGAACTCTCCCGCTCCCAGCGCATCGTCTGGCTCCTCCAAGAATGCAAAGACATCGACTTCAAGACCGAAGTCTACAAGCGTCAAAGCGATAAACTGGCTCCTCCCGAATTGAAGCAGATTCACCCTCTCGGAAAGGTATCGTACATGCACCCGTCCATGTCGTCTGACTTTGACAAGCCATGACTTCTTACATGCTCTCCCGTACCTATTGTGGGGCTGGCAATGTACATGGCCGCTTACACGTCCGCAGTCTCCTCTCGTGACCATCTCGTCGCCAAACATCGCCAAACCCATCGTTCTGGCAGAGAGTGGTAACTGTAAGTGCATTCGTTCAGAATTCTCGTCAAATGCGTCGAGGAAAATCTCTTCGTGCCTCTCTCCGAAGTGTTCTTCGACCATACCACCCAAGCGACTTCCATGACTCTAACCCACTTTCCAGTAACGGAGTACCTCGCCGACCACTTCGCAACCCACCTCATCCCCACGAAATGGCAAGCCGGCAAAGAAAACCAAGTCGGCGGCGAGACGGAGGAATGGATGCGCTACAGCTACTACCTGCAATACGCCGAAGGAAGTCTAATGTCGCTGCTCATGGTGGGACTCTTCATCGATCGTACGTcttccctctcctcttcccaaACCACCCACCCTTCTGTACTGAcccttcttccccttcccAACAGAAATCCGCAACGCCCCCGTCCCCTTCTTCATCAAGCCCATCACCAAAACCATCGCCGGCCGCGTCGACGCCGCCTACTTGACCGCCAACTACGCCACGCATTTCGCTTTCCTGGAATCTCAActcgcctcctcccctcAGGGTGGCAAGTATCTCTGCGGCAAAGACCTCACGGCCGCGGATATCCTGATGAGTTTCCCGATcatggcggcgaaggcgcAGTTGTTGAAGAAGGCCGAGTATCCGAAATTGTATGCGTATGCGGAGATGTTGGAGGGGCATGAGGGGTTTAAGAGGAGTGTGAAGTATATTGGTGAGTTCTTTCTTGTCGGTGTCAATGCGGTGGCTTTTGAGTACTGATGTTCTTCCGCAGAGGAGGTGACGGGAGAGCCGTTCAAGGCTACTTTCCGTTGAGCGTTGTAAGGCATAGGATTCAGGATGGAGAGAGTGTCTGCCTAGTCACGACATTGTGGTATGGAAGACTTTGCGGTGCTACTACATAGCAATGATCATGGGTCTCGGGAGAATTTGCACTTCATCGCTGAACCAATGTCTTCCTCCGTCCAGACGAATGCTGCATCACAACGAAGAAGTAGTTCCAAACGAGGCATGTACAGTCCATTTCATTTGTACAGAATGTACGTCTCATCTTCGTATGCACACCACCCACCATTGCAGACCTCATTCCGCCGAATCATGCCCGGCCATCCTCGATCATGCACACTCCGTACTCATGTCATTTGTGCATTTCCATCCACACGAATCTGGCTCATTCCCGTCTCGTGTGTTATCTGTGCATTTCCATCCACACACATCCCTCTTCCGATCGCATGGAGAATCCCTCAAAAGCAATAACGCCGGATAAACAGGTTCCGCACCCAGAAAGATCATCGCTCGCCTGAATGCTCGCTCGATCGCGTTGAAAGGAaaaaaaagaaaaacaatCAGTGACAATGGTATATCGCGCCATAACGCATCGCAAAAATCAAAACGAAACATCACCCGGACTCAAAACCCCAACTCTGCCAGTATAGACTCGGCCATAcactctccctctcctctctctgCCGAGGGTGAGTAAATCACCGGCGACGTCGCGCTCGTCAGAAACGTCGAAATGGTAGGTAGAGGCGGCACGTCCTCGATCCGAGAAGTGGACAGGAGTGGGAGAGTCTTCGTGGAAGAGTTTGTCGTTTCCAGAGCgagagaggggagggagtaGTTCATCGCAAAGGCGGAGAATGATGTTTGCCTGCTGTGGGTTGTGGTTGTGGTGGGGCGCGAAGGTTGGCGATTGCGGAAACGGTTGCGGAGAGAGGAGAAGCGGCTTGTTGAGGGGCGGTGGGAGAGTGAAGTCGAGTCTGCGGTTGGAGGCGCGGGTGGCGGTCGCGATGGTCGTTGTGGTATGCTGTATTCGTGGGAGTTGCGTTGGAATCGTTCGTTGGCCATTTGTGGCATTTCGGGAGAAGTGGGAGATTGGGGAGACTCATCGCCGTCATCTGAGCTGGCTGttgaggcggagaaggagggagaggcgAATCCAAAGTCGAAGACTTCCATGTCATCGTGCACGGGGGTCAGGTCGAGATCTGTGCAGTCGAGTGGGCTGGATCGATCGCTGACACAAGACAGAGGTGAGACTGGTCGACTTGGACTCGCGGATTGGCAGAGTTCGACGGAGTGCGGGATGGAATATGTTCTCGGGCGATGCTGTTCGGGATCGTCGTTGAGACTGGTTCCAGGACGAGAGCCGTAGAATTGCACGTTGTGGATAGAACTGGGACCGATGCTCATTGctgacttcttcttcgtgcAGTGGATCGCCTGGAAACCGGAGTCGGAACGTTGGAGATTCGAGGGTAGCTGGAAGGAGGTCGACTGGGTGAGGTCTTCGAGGGAAGGTAGTAGTGCGAGACCTGGTGCTTGTTGATGTGTAAATGAATAAGCGTCGGATTGGTGGTCACTGTCCTTCGGTGAGATCGAACGTAGACTGCGGTCCGAGTACACAGAGCTCGAACGAGAGACATCATGTCGTTCAGGAAGGGCGGTTTCAACATCGAGAGTCTTCATCTGCTCCGAAGACGCTGTGCTCAGTGGAGACACAGGATCATCCACAACATCGACCGGCTGATTCTCCAACCTTCCACTCAGTGCATAGTCCGACAGACAGCGCACGTGAACCCTAGATATCGGCGGCGGTTCCAACATGGCATACTTGCTCGCGGGATCCAACGTTTGCGAAGTTTGCCATTTCAACAGACTCCCCATCATCTCTCCGTAAGCACTCTGACACCTCGACGGTAGCTCCACAATCTCACACGGGACTTCGATAACGTTCACCGGCTGGCCGGGTAATAGTGGACAGAAAGTCGTGCTCGGCTGTCGGGCATCATGCGTATCGATGTCGTAATTCAATCGATAGAAATACCAATACGTTCCACCCTGCTTGAGACCTCCACTGCGAGGCTGCTTCATAGGACGGAAACCATCGCCGTCGAAAATGATGTCTTGAAATCTGAAGCATCCCGACCAGAATCCGGtacctcgtcgtcgatcgTGGTGCATCTGATAGGGTCGGTCAAAGTTGTCCCATGATCCGAGGAGTTCGACGGTGTGAACGTCCAGAGGAGCTCCAAAGAGGAAGGTCACCAGTGTGGTTGGATCCATTGTCGGGAAGTCCAGAGAAGGCACGATggacgg encodes:
- a CDS encoding phosphatidylinositol synthase (Phosphatidylinositol synthase Lipid transport and metabolism) — translated: MEGTESDQTNENIFMFIPNLIGYFRIVLCLASLYFMPLHPRRCSFLYSISCLLDALDGIAARKFEQSTRFGAVLDMVTDRCTTTCLLVFLATAKPAYSIIFQGLISLDLASHYMHMYATLVMGGQDQSHKNVDAKRSWIMNLYYTNKTVLFIACAANELFFIALYLLCFSSPLVTPALAYPSGTIPIEPLQPTPSILFSNPFSAAAMEQARARKMDSMVPWILTVASSPIMLFKQGVNVVQLVKASKWLAEGDRRDRKRAGLPRPQTGTVQRKKEL